The nucleotide sequence TGCTGGCACCGCTGAAGTGGCTGGGGCTGCTGCCGCGGCTGGTGCACGAGCGGGGCAAACTGCGGCGGGCGGCGGCGAAGGTGCTGATGAAGACGGCGGGACTGACAGGGTACGTGGACCTGTACCGGGTGCCGCCGGAACTGTTCCGCTGGCTCGACCTGCCGGAGCGGGAGGACCTGTTCAACGCCGAGCGCATCGGCGGGGTGGAGACCTTCCTCTCGGTGGCGAGGCGCGCGGGCCTGCGGGTGTTCGCGGCACCGTGGCAGATGCCGGAGGAGGATCGCTGGGCACACACGTGCGCGGTGCTGCGGGCGCGGAAGCCGGACCTGGCGTTCGCGTACGCCACCGAGCTGGATGGAGCGCTGCACCGGGCGGGCAATGGCAGCCGGGAGGCGTGGGCGGCGGCGAGACGGGTCACCGAGCGAATCGAGCGGGCGGTGGAGGCGATGCGCAGTGGGGGCGGCGAGGTGACGACGGTGGTGGTGGGAGACCACGGGATGGCGGACATCCGCGATGTGGTGGATCCGCGGCGGCTGCTCGAGGAACTGCGGGGCACGCGGCTGTTCGTGGACAGCACCATGATGCGCTTCTGGGGCGATGACCGGACGCTCGAGAGGGCGCGCGAGCGGATGGCAGCGCATGGGCTGTGGGGGCGGTGGCTGGACGAGGAGGCACTGGTGAAGCGGCAGGCGCCGGTGCGTGGCGCACCCTACGGACAGGCGCTCTTCGTGCTGCGGGAGGGGGCCCTGTTCGCGCCCAGCTTCGTGGGAGGCGCGGTGCGGGGGATGCACGGCTACGACTTGGACAGCCCCTCGGCGTACGCCGCCATCGCCTCGGATGCGCCGGTGCCCGAGGATTGCGGCGCGCTGGCGGACGTGGCCGGATGGGTGTGCTCGATGCTCGGGCTGGACGTGGCGCGGGCAGGCGGGGAGACGGGCCAGCACGGTGGGCCCCCATGAGCCGCGGCTTGCGGATCGCATGGCTCAACGAGGGCGCCACCCCCATTGGCGGCGCCGAGCGCTACGTGCGGGAGACAGCGCGGGAGCTGGGTGTACGGGGCGTGGAGTCGCTGCTCTTCTATGACGTGAACGTCTCGCCGGATCCGCACCCGGTGATGCAGGAGCCGTTCGAGGGCGTCTTTCCCATCGTGGACCTGGCGCGGCAGCTGCGGGAGCTGGCTCCGGACGTCGTCTACGTGCACCAGCTAGCGAGCCTGACGGCGCAGCGCGCGCTGCTGGACTCGCCCGCTCCGGTCGTACGCTTCTTCCACGACCACCGGCTGTTCTGCTTGCGCGAGCACAAGTACACGACGCTGGGCAAGGAGCCGTGCACGAAGACGGTGGGCGCGGCCTGCTACCCGTGCCTCGGCTTCGTGGGGCGTTCGAACGAGTGGCCCGGGGTGAAGCTGGCCTCGCTGGGGAGGCTGCGGGAGGAGCAGGAGCTGGCCCGGCGCCATCACGCGTTCGTGGTGGGCTCGCGGTACATGGTGGAGCACGTGGTTGCGCACGGCTTCGAGCGCGAGCGGATGCACGTCATCCCGCTGTACGCGCAGGTCCCGCCCGCGCCGCGGACGCCGGTGGCGCGCGAGGAGGACCTGCTCCTGTTCGCCGGGCAGCTGACGACGGGCAAGGGCCTGGACGTGCTGTTCCGCGCGCTGGCACGTACCACGCAACCGTGCCGGCTGGTGGTGGTGGGCAAGGGCCGGCAGGAGGCGGAGCTGCGCGCGATGGTGGACGGGCTGGGAGTGTCGGACCGGGTGAGCTTCCTGGGACCGCTGGTGCCCGAGGGGC is from Pyxidicoccus xibeiensis and encodes:
- a CDS encoding alkaline phosphatase family protein, which codes for MTQQTDSAEARERGYALVGPVRHRRVLVVFVDALGPSQLEASGGLGGLTHRGHLRGILGYSCGALPTLLTGAPPERHGRMCLFSHAEREGGVLAPLKWLGLLPRLVHERGKLRRAAAKVLMKTAGLTGYVDLYRVPPELFRWLDLPEREDLFNAERIGGVETFLSVARRAGLRVFAAPWQMPEEDRWAHTCAVLRARKPDLAFAYATELDGALHRAGNGSREAWAAARRVTERIERAVEAMRSGGGEVTTVVVGDHGMADIRDVVDPRRLLEELRGTRLFVDSTMMRFWGDDRTLERARERMAAHGLWGRWLDEEALVKRQAPVRGAPYGQALFVLREGALFAPSFVGGAVRGMHGYDLDSPSAYAAIASDAPVPEDCGALADVAGWVCSMLGLDVARAGGETGQHGGPP
- a CDS encoding glycosyltransferase family 4 protein produces the protein MRIAWLNEGATPIGGAERYVRETARELGVRGVESLLFYDVNVSPDPHPVMQEPFEGVFPIVDLARQLRELAPDVVYVHQLASLTAQRALLDSPAPVVRFFHDHRLFCLREHKYTTLGKEPCTKTVGAACYPCLGFVGRSNEWPGVKLASLGRLREEQELARRHHAFVVGSRYMVEHVVAHGFERERMHVIPLYAQVPPAPRTPVAREEDLLLFAGQLTTGKGLDVLFRALARTTQPCRLVVVGKGRQEAELRAMVDGLGVSDRVSFLGPLVPEGLSALYRRAACVVFPSRAPETSGLVGIEALGHGTPVIASRVGGVGEWLTDGETGLGVRPNEPVALAAAIDRLMAEPELRRAMGENALKTYQERFVPERHVTRLLALLEAVAIAGRRAA